CTTACGCTCGATGTTCCAGTAGTTATTTACCGAGGCAGGGCAATGGTGCCGCTCAGGTTTTTAGCTGAAACACTCGGTGCAGTTGTAACGTGGGATTCCAAGACCCAAACAATTACAATCGTGACGCCAGAACGGACTTCTTCGCCCACTGACAAGCAGTCTAATTAACTTTATGCAAAGACACCTTAAATGGCCCGTTTAGAACCATTATTTCTGAGGACGCTCGGATATGAGATCATCATAGTAAAGATATTCCTGTGCCCATCCGGCAAATGCCCCAAATTTCGCTTGAAAATAATCCACAATGTGCTGATAGATGCGCGGAGTTAGAGACTTGCCCCGCAGTTCTAGCATGTAGTACTTCACAGCAACGTTGTAGATATGGGTGTCCACAGGGAAAGCTTGGTCCTTACCCAATGAGAAAAGAAGAACGCAATCCGCAATCTTCAACCCCACACCCCTGATGGCGAGAAGCTCCCGGCGCGCCTCTTCGTAACTTGCTTCTTTAAGAGAATTTAGCCATCCATTCGGCCTGTCTAGAATCTGTCTTGCCACCGAATGGAGATTCGCTGCTCTGAAGCCCAACCCAGCGATTTCGGCAAGCTCATTAGGGTCTGCACGCGCAATAGCTTCAGCTGATGGGAAAGAATAGTAATCAACTCCATCAAGATTAGCAATTCTCTCACCATACCTGCTAGAAATCGCCTCAATTGCACTTACAATGCGAGAGATTGAGTTTGCAGTTGAACATATATAAGAAAAAAGCGTCTCCTCGGGCTCTTGTTGCAGCACTCTAAGACCTTTGAACCGTTCAATAATTTTCTTTAGACGCTCGTCTGCACGGATAAAATCGGCATATAAACGCGCAAGGCATACTTCCAATCGAAAATAACGACAAAGTAAGTCCTCATCGCTGGCATTCGGGAAAATTTCATATTTGACCTCGGTTTCCTCTTGCCAGATTCGCATAATGCGGCCGCGAACAACCCCCGTCCATCTCCCATCAGCATCCATTCTCCAGCGGAAAGCTTGACCAGGGGTAAGAGTATGAAGTAAATTGAGCTCGCTTGGATTTATCAAGAGCGTGTTCGCCATTGTACACCTTTAGTGAATCGCTTATATTACTTTTCTATTCGCACGAATTACGTAAAGTTCAAAGCATCAAATCTTATAATGATAAGCATCAATTGTTTGGTCTTTAAAACTTACAATCCAGTAATCACCTTCTCCGCCATAGCCAACATTAATAAT
The sequence above is a segment of the Armatimonadota bacterium genome. Coding sequences within it:
- a CDS encoding DNA glycosylase, producing the protein MANTLLINPSELNLLHTLTPGQAFRWRMDADGRWTGVVRGRIMRIWQEETEVKYEIFPNASDEDLLCRYFRLEVCLARLYADFIRADERLKKIIERFKGLRVLQQEPEETLFSYICSTANSISRIVSAIEAISSRYGERIANLDGVDYYSFPSAEAIARADPNELAEIAGLGFRAANLHSVARQILDRPNGWLNSLKEASYEEARRELLAIRGVGLKIADCVLLFSLGKDQAFPVDTHIYNVAVKYYMLELRGKSLTPRIYQHIVDYFQAKFGAFAGWAQEYLYYDDLISERPQK